Genomic DNA from Peribacillus simplex:
TTGGGCGGCCTTATTTAATATGCAATAACTAACAGGTGTCTTAGCCTAATTGGAACTGTCTTTAAGGCAGCTTTTTCTTGGCAGTTTAGTTCATGAAGGACAAATGAAAGTTTAGATCGAAATTTAAGTAAGAGATTTAATGAATTCTAAAAGTGGATTTGAGTCAATAATTTGGACACTAAAAATTTAAATCTTAGAGAGTTAGTTAGTTTTACAATTTGAACAAGTCTTATTAAGAGAATTGATTAATAAGGAACAAGAATTATTAGTTTGGGTTAAAAAAGAAGAGCAAAGAATTACAGTTTCAAGCTAATACTAATTAGTTACCCCTATCTTTTTGAAGGATAAGGGGTAGACCTCTTCTCTTCAATTCTTCTTCTAGAACGAGGATAAAATTTTTATTTAAGTCTAATTCAATTGCTTTAAGGTACGAGTCTATCAATAGTTGATCATTTAATTTTTTCATATCTTCCCTCTTCTATTTCTTTAAAACCACGTTTAAACATACAATAAAATGTATTTAATATTAAGTGATAAATAATAATATAATAACTCAAGAAAAATAAGATAAATTATAGTAATTAATAATTTACGAAGGTAGTCTCTAACTTAAAATATAGAGTAAACTTTTTTGCAACAAATAGGGTTCATATTTATTCTATATTTCAATCTACATTAAACAACATAAACCTACATCATTAAACACAATATATTGAACTTTTCTAGTTTACATAATACTATTCATTACAAAACAGTTAAAAATCACCAATTATAATAATAATTTATTTTGATGTTTAATAGACGGTTCTGTAGATTTCAATTAAGTGGTTTATTTTTGAAGGTCGTAGCTTTCATTGTTGTAGCTTTTTCCTATTCAACTAAAGGGGATTTACTTTCAATAAGGGGTTGCTGCGGTAACCTTTTTTTACTGAATTAACGGGGCAGCATTCCTGTAATAAATGAAAATTAGTATTGAGCACATATCTCTTATTAAACAAAACCAGCTAAGTTTGTGATTTAATACACTTAAACTAACAGGTGGGTTCGTATTATAAGGTTAGCCAGTTTTTACTGGTTGACCTTTTTTTAATAGAATCTATTATATCAGTAGCCAGGGTAGGACGTACGGGTGCGTGGGACTTGATCCCGTGAACTAAACTGTCCGCCCCCTACTTGTAGAAACATGTTTGAGGCTGGTTGGGACGTAGATCTCGTATAACAAGCGTAGCTATAACACTACATGGAGGACTAGGGGTACTG
This window encodes:
- a CDS encoding sporulation histidine kinase inhibitor Sda, which codes for MKKLNDQLLIDSYLKAIELDLNKNFILVLEEELKRRGLPLILQKDRGN